The following proteins are encoded in a genomic region of Parachlamydiales bacterium:
- a CDS encoding DUF3820 family protein has translation MNFLEKQQQFVCIDCETTGLDPKNDRVIEVAAVIFTLEQDIEGFESLINPQMIIPEASIKIHHITDSMVVGKPLLPEVLPKLIKMIGRLPIVGHGVGFDIALLAEAAEKASIPHSLSFNKVIDTLRMARLYGESPINSLLQLGKHFNIEVEGTHRAMTDVMINVGVFKYLFKQYRTLNQLYAALDKPILMKKMPLGKHKGRLLKDLPLDYLLWAAKKEFDMDLLFSLRSEVNRRKKGNLFNQSANPFTTL, from the coding sequence TTCTTAGAAAAACAGCAGCAATTTGTTTGTATCGATTGCGAGACAACAGGCCTAGACCCAAAAAATGACCGTGTTATCGAAGTTGCAGCTGTCATCTTCACGCTTGAGCAAGACATTGAGGGCTTTGAATCTCTGATTAATCCTCAAATGATTATTCCTGAAGCTTCCATCAAAATTCACCATATTACCGACTCCATGGTTGTAGGAAAACCTCTTTTACCTGAAGTTCTTCCTAAATTGATCAAAATGATCGGAAGACTTCCTATTGTAGGCCATGGCGTAGGTTTTGATATTGCCCTATTGGCCGAAGCTGCTGAAAAAGCGAGCATACCTCATTCTCTCTCATTCAATAAAGTTATCGACACATTGCGAATGGCACGGCTTTATGGAGAATCTCCCATTAACTCCCTCCTACAGCTAGGCAAGCACTTTAATATCGAAGTAGAAGGTACGCATAGGGCAATGACAGATGTCATGATCAACGTAGGCGTCTTTAAATACTTGTTTAAACAATACCGTACTCTAAATCAACTCTACGCTGCCTTGGATAAACCGATATTAATGAAAAAGATGCCTTTAGGAAAGCATAAGGGGCGTTTACTTAAAGATTTGCCTCTGGATTATCTACTTTGGGCTGCCAAAAAAGAATTCGATATGGACCTGTTATTCTCTCTTCGCAGCGAGGTAAATCGCCGCAAAAAGGGAAACTTGTTTAATCAATCAGCTAATCCGTTTACTACATTGTAA